CCAAATTCAGTCTTTTGAAGTAACCAATATTTTAATTGTTTCAGTACGATATTTTGGAGGTACAAAATTAGGTGTAGGCGGTTTAATTTCAGCATATAAAACATCAGCACAAATTACTTTAGAGGCGGCAGATATTTTAGTAAAAACCATTAATGTTTTTTATAAATTGACCTTTAATTATGATATGATGAATGCTGTGCAAAGAATCATCAAAGAAAAAAACATTGAAATTACCAATCAGACTTTAGAAATGAATTGCGAGTATATTATTTCAGTTAGAAAAAAAGATGCAGCTGCTATCTTTACTATTTTTGATAATTTATATAAAGTAGCCGTAAAGGAGGTTTCCTAAA
The nucleotide sequence above comes from Polaribacter butkevichii. Encoded proteins:
- a CDS encoding IMPACT family protein, which codes for MLEDVYKTIEKPSEETLFKEKGSKFFGYAFPVLSEDDVKEHLEDLKKKHHAARHFCYAYQLGIEKIKFRANDDGEPNNSAGLPIYGQIQSFEVTNILIVSVRYFGGTKLGVGGLISAYKTSAQITLEAADILVKTINVFYKLTFNYDMMNAVQRIIKEKNIEITNQTLEMNCEYIISVRKKDAAAIFTIFDNLYKVAVKEVS